The following are encoded together in the Bos javanicus breed banteng chromosome X, ARS-OSU_banteng_1.0, whole genome shotgun sequence genome:
- the LOC133243159 gene encoding doublesex- and mab-3-related transcription factor C2-like — MDPNEMPGMPSCLPDSTPGLETGAPRGIELGPRGSIRRCARCHNHGITDQIKDEEHLCLFQACKCHKCVLSSEHDSILPAERDLKMDQGPHLRRRPTRGRIRGGTTSPRARSRGKKSGTQARVPDNLRRRSAARSSPGLFVSVLDSSTLEEATNNFSFEEVAQIPCPAQQAPEASNQASVSASSEWQQKLEAAQALLTLKRSSWAPSGSISVPQPCVAPAPDEDKGPQPSSPSL, encoded by the exons ATGGATCCCAATGAAATGCCTGGTatgccctcctgcctccccgACTCCACCCCTGGACTTGAGACCGGAGCCCCACGTGGCATTGAACTTGGCCCCAGAGGATCTATACGTCGCTGTGCCCGCTGCCACAaccatggcatcactgaccaaaTCAAGGACGAGGAGCACCTCTGCCTCTTCCAGGCCTGCAAGTGTCACAAATGTGTTCTCTCCTC GGAACACGACAGCATCTTGCCTGCTGAACGTGACTTGAAGATGGACCAGGGGCCACACCTAAGGAGGCGCCCGACTCGAGGACGGATCAGGGGTGGGACTACCTCTCCCAGAGCTCGCAGCCGTGGCAAGAAGTCGGGCACTCAAGCAAGAGTCCCCG ACAATCTTCGAAGGCGCTCTGCTGCTCGGTCAAGTCCTGGACTCTTTGTCTCTGTCCTGGACTCCAGCACCCTTGAAGAAGCAACTAACAATTTCTCTTTTGAGGAAGTCGCACAgatcccctgccctgcccagcag GCTCCCGAAGCTTCCAACCAGGCCTCGGTTTCTGCCTCCTCAGAGTGGCAGCAAAAACTGGAAGCAGCCCAGGCTCTGCTGACTCTGAAAAGATCTTCCTGGGCCCCTTCTGGCTCCATCTCTGTGCCCCAGCCCTGCGTTGCTCCAG CTCCTGATGAAGATAAAGGACCTCAGCCTTCTAGCCCCTCTCTTTGA